A genomic window from Punica granatum isolate Tunisia-2019 chromosome 2, ASM765513v2, whole genome shotgun sequence includes:
- the LOC116193815 gene encoding pollen-specific leucine-rich repeat extensin-like protein 3, producing MAADMAELMALLKGPNRASSSSTPPPGYKPTVDLNPWVLPTHAPESDKALVMHAPAVHLVKIPPPPVTLPTAVPLPPSDPAMLALPPMSIPAPAPIYAAPPPIVFPIPNTHAPVYTFEPLPFQAPQPHISFFYPAPPPINIPVSEPNTPTQAAFAAPPTNCLLETEAEQEQ from the coding sequence ATGGCTGCTGACatggccgagctcatggccTTGCTCAAGGGCCCAAATCGCGCCTCCTCGAGCTCTACTCCACCTCCGGGGTACAAGCCAACGGTCGACCTGAACCCTTGGGTCCTACCGACCCATGCTCCGGAGAGTGACAAAGCGCTCGTAATGCACGCACCGGCGGTCCACCTGGTCAAGATTCCTCCGCCACCGGTGACGCTCCCGACGGCCGTTCCTCTCCCACCGTCGGACCCAGCTATGTTAGCACTGCCGCCGATGTCCATACCAGCTCCGGCTCCAATCTACGCAGCTCCTCCGCCAATAGTCTTCCCGATACCAAACACCCACGCTCCTGTTTATACATTCGAGCCTCTCccattccaagctccacaaccccatatcAGCTTCTTTTACCCAGCAccacctcccataaatatCCCTGTCTCTGAACCAAACACGCCAACTCAGGCGGCCTTCGCAGCTCCACCAACAAACTGTCTCCTAGAGACTGAAGCCGAGCAGGAGCAGTGA